Proteins from a genomic interval of Cucumis melo cultivar AY chromosome 7, USDA_Cmelo_AY_1.0, whole genome shotgun sequence:
- the LOC103493761 gene encoding U-box domain-containing protein 15-like, whose amino-acid sequence MAKCQRNDVGSVVFDRASTSSPAGSHFRLCAPFSTASFRRKIFDAVSCGGSSRYNYHHDGNVGGGDGTVSTAIKSLSEIVKEREAAGPKRSNAKSEKLFDLLKLESSPESKPETKKKEEVLEEFKSVVKKLQDEDLEERRAAASGVRLLAKEDAEARGTLGMLGAIPPLVGMLDLEDDESKIASLYALLNLGIGNDLNKAAIAKAGTVHKMLKLIESESSPNPPVSEAIVANFLGLSALDTNKLLIGSSGAIPFLVKNLYDPHQESSSQVKQDALRALYNLSISPSNIPFILETKLIPFLLNALGDMEISERALSILSNVVSTPEGRKAISTYPNSFPILIDVLNWADSPGCQEKISYILMVMAHKSYSDRQAMIEAGISSALLELTLLGSTLAQKRASRVLESLRVDKGKQISDHLGGNSSAPICGSLTSFTNPILGSAEALEGSDDLVSEEKKAVKQLVRQSLQNNMRRIVKRANLPQDFVPSDHFKSLTSSSTSKSLTF is encoded by the exons ATGGCCAAGTGTCAAAGAAACGACGTTGGATCTGTAGTTTTTGACCGAGCTTCCACTTCCTCTCCCGCCGGCAGCCATTTCCGCCTATGCGCTCCCTTCTCCACCGCTTCATTCCGTAGGAAGATTTTTGACGCTGTTAGTTGTGGCGGAAGTTCCCGCTATAACTATCATCACGACGGCAATGTTGGTGGCGGCGATGGTACTGTTTCCACAGCCATTAAGTCTTTGTCCGAGATTGTGAAGGAAAGGGAGGCAGCTGGGCCGAAACGATCCAATGCGAAGTCGGAGAAGTTGTTCGATCTTCTTAAGTTGGAGTCGTCACCAGAATCGAAACCGGAGacgaagaagaaggaggaggtGCTGGAAGAGTTCAAAAGCGTGGTGAAGAAGTTGCAGGATGAGGATTTGGAGGAGAGGAGAGCGGCGGCGAGTGGAGTTAGGTTGCTTGCTAAAGAGGATGCAGAAGCGAGAGGAACGCTTGGAATGCTCGGAGCCATTCCGCCGCTGGTTGGAATGCTTGATTTGGAAGACGATGAATCTAAGATCGCTTCGCTTTATGCATTGCTTAATCTTGGAATTGGAAACGATTT GAACAAGGCAGCCATTGCTAAAGCGGGTACTGTTCACAAAATGCTCAAGCTGATCGAATCTGAAAGTTCCCCAAATCCACCGGTTTCAGAAGCCATAGTTGCAAATTTCCTTGGGTTGAGCGCTTTAGATACGAACAAACTGTTAATTGGCTCATCGGGTGCAATTCCATTCTTGGTAAAGAACTTATACGACCCACATCAAGAAAGCAGTTCACAAGTCAAGCAAGACGCTCTCCGTGCGCTTTATAACCTCTCTATTTCCCCATCCAATATTCCGTTCATCTTAGAAACCAAGTTGATCCCGTTTCTTCTAAACGCATTGGGAGATATGGAAATAAGTGAAAGAGCCCTCTCTATTCTAAGCAATGTAGTATCAACACCAGAAGGTCGTAAAGCCATAAGCACTTACCCAAATTCATTTCCAATACTAATTGATGTCTTGAATTGGGCTGATTCACCAGGCTGCCAAGAGAAGATATCCTACATTTTAATGGTAATGGCACACAAATCTTATAGTGATAGACAAGCAATGATTGAAGCTGGGATTTCATCAGCTTTGTTGGAACTAACTCTTTTGGGCAGTACATTGGCTCAAAAGAGGGCCTCGAGGGTTTTGGAGTCTTTGAGAGTTGATAAAGGGAAACAAATCTCGGATCATCTTGGAGGAAATTCTTCTGCTCCAATTTGTGGTTCTTTAACTTCTTTTACTAACCCAATTCTAGGGTCTGCTGAAGCTTTGGAAGGATCGGATGATTTGGTTAGTGAAGAGAAGAAAGCTGTGAAGCAATTGGTGAGGCAAAGTTTGCAAAACAATATGAGGAGAATTGTGAAGAGAGCCAATCTGCCTCAAGATTTTGTGCCTTCTGATCATTTCAAGTCGCTCACATCAAGTTCCACTTCAAAAAGCTTGACATTTTGA
- the LOC103493760 gene encoding chaperone protein ClpB4, mitochondrial isoform X1, giving the protein MATRRVSKLTRCALAAIDAPKLPHSRFLLSRSCSSSSSLGNFIAPLSVAKIFGSRPVDGSSMASAKYLATIFTRNFHSTLPSRYSATASSQINQTDFTEMAWEGIVGAVDTARANKQHVVESEHLMKALLEQKDGLARRIFSKAGLDNSSVLQATVDFISQQPKVTGETSGPIIGTHLALLLDNARKHKKEMGDDFLSVEHFVLAFHSDKRFGQQLFKNLQLSEKDLKDAVQAVRGNQRVTDQSKNFNRTSFVKYSYPEGKYEALDKYGSDLTELARRGKLDPVIGRDDEIRRCIQILSRRTKNNPVIIGEPGVGKTAIAEGLAQRIVRGDVPEPLLNRKLISLDMGSLVAGAKYRGDFEERLKAVLKEVTASNGQIILFIDEIHTVVGAGATGGAMDASNLLKPMLGRGELRCIGATTLNEYRKYIEKDPALERRFQQVFCGEPSVEDTISILRGLRERYELHHGVKISDSALVSAAVLAGRYITERFLPDKAIDLVDEAAAKLKMEITSKPTELDEIDRAVLKLEMEKLSLKNDSDKASKERLSKLEQDLSSLKQKQKELNEQWDREKSFMTRIRSIKEEIDRVNLEMEAAEREFDLNRAAELKYGTLISLRRQLEEAEKNLEDFRKSGISLLREEVTDLDIAEIVSKWTGIPLSNLQQSERDKLVLLEQVLHQRVVGQDIAVKSVADAIRRSRAGLSDPNRPIASFMFMGPTGVGKTELAKALAGYLFNTENALVRIDMSEYMEKHAVSRLVGAPPGYVGYEEGGQLTEVVRRRPYSVVLFDEIEKAHHDVFNILLQLLDDGRITDSQGRTVSFTNCVLIMTSNIGSHYILETLSNTKDSKDVVYELMKKQVVGLARQTFRPEFMNRIDEYIVFQPLDATQISKIVELQIKRLSDRLKQKNINLHYTEEALELLGTLGFDPNYGARPVKRVIQQLVENEIAMRVLKGDFQEDDSIILDVERSSSAKDLPPQKRLCIKKANNDSTSEAMVAKD; this is encoded by the exons ATGGCGACCAGAAGAGTTTCGAAGCTCACTAGGTGTGCTTTAGCCGCCATTGACGCGCCCAAGCTTCCCCATTCTCGCTTCCTTCTATCTCGTTCgtgttcttcatcttcttctctcgGTAATTTCATCGCCCCTCTTTCTGTTGCCAAGATCTTTGGTTCCAGACCCGTCGATGGTTCTTCCATGGCGTCGGCCAAGTATTTGGCTACGATTTTCACTCGGAATTTCCACTCTACGCTTCCTTCTCGTTACTCTGCTACGGCTTCTTCTCAG ATAAATCAGACAGACTTCACTGAGATGGCATGGGAAGGCATAGTTGGTGCAGTTGATACTGCACGGGCGAACAAACAACATGTTGTGGAGAGTGAACATTTAATGAAAGCACTTCTTGAACAGAAGGATGGTTTAGCAAGAAGAATATTTTCTAAGGCTGGACTTGACAATTCGTCAGTTTTGCAGGCTACagttgattttatatctcaacaACCAAAG GTTACGGGTGAAACTAGTGGTCCAATTATAGGCACACATCTAGCTTTGCTTCTAGACAATGCTCGGAAACATAAAAAGGAAATGGGAGACGATTTTCTATCTGTGGAACATTTTGTGTTAGCCTTCCATTCAGATAAGAGATTTGGACAACAATTATTTAAGAATTTGCAACTTAGTGAAAAGGACTTGAAGGATGCTGTTCAGGCCGTTCGTGGAAATCAGAGAGTGACTGATCAAAGTAAAAATTTTAATCGAACTTCATTTGTCAAATACTCTT ATCCTGAGGGAAAATATGAGGCTCTTGACAAGTACGGGTCTGACTTAACTGAACTTGCTAGACGTGGTAAACTCGATCCAGTTATAGGAAGAGATGATGAAATACGACGATGCATCCAAATTCTATCAAGGAGAACTAAAAACAATCCCGTGATCATTGGTGAACCAGGCGTTGGGAAAACTGCAATTGCTGAAGG ATTAGCTCAACGCATTGTGCGCGGGGATGTTCCAGAACCATTGCTGAATAGAAAG TTAATATCTCTGGACATGGGTTCACTGGTTGCTGGTGCAAAATACCGCGGAGATTTCGAGGAAAGATTGAAGGCTGTGCTAAAGGAAGTGACTGCTTCAAATGGACAAATTATCTTGTTCATAGATGAAATTCATACAGTTGTTGGTGCAG GGGCTACTGGTGGTGCTATGGATGCCAGCAACCTCTTGAAACCGATGCTTGGTCGAGGTGAACTACGATGTATCGGTGCTACTACATTGAATGAGTATAGAAAATACATTGAGAAAGATCCTGCGCTCGAACGTAGATTTCAACAAGTGTTTTGTGGCGAACCATCTGTTGAAGACACAATTTCTATTCTTCGTGGGTTACGAGAGCGATATGAGCTACATCATGGTGTAAAGATATCTGACAGTGCACTTGTTTCAGCAGCGGTTCTAGCAGGCAGATACATCACAGAACGGTTTTTGCCTGACAAAG CCATTGATCTTGTTGATGAAGCTGCTGCAAAGTTGAAGATGGAGATTACCTCTAAGCCTACTGAGTTGGACGAGATTGACAGAGCTGTTCTGAAATTGGAGATGGAGAAGCTCTCCTTAAAAAATGACTCTGATAAAGCCAGCAAAGAAAGGTTAAGCAAATTAGAGCAAGATCTGAGTTCACTTAAACAAAAGCAGAAAGAGTTGAATGAACAATGGGATCGTGAGAAATCTTTTATGACCCGTATAAGATCTATCAAAGAAGAG ATTGATAGAGTTAACCTTGAGATGGAAGCGGCTGAAAGAGAATTTGATTTGAATCGTGCTGCTGAACTCAAGTACGGAACTCTAATATCCCTTCGCCGGCAATTAGAAGAGGCTGAAAAGAATCTTGAGGATTTTCGAAAGTCTGGAATTTCTTTGCTTCGTGAAGAGGTCACAGATCTTGATATTGCTGAGATTGTAAGCAAATGGACGGGCATACCTTTGTCCAACCTCCAACAATCCGAGAGAGACAAGCTAGTTTTACTCGAACAAGTCCTCCATCAGAGAGTTGTTGGTCAAGATATTGCAGTAAAATCCGTTGCAGACGCCATTCGACGTTCAAGAGCAGGACTCTCTGATCCAAACCGACCTATAGCCAGCTTCATGTTTATGGGTCCAACTGGTGTGGGGAAAACCGAGCTTGCAAAAGCTTTGGCTGGGTATCTCTTTAACACTGAAAATGCTTTAGTTAGGATTGATATGAGTGAATACATGGAGAAACATGCAGTATCTCGCTTGGTAGGGGCACCACCGGGTTATGTTGGTTATGAAGAAGGTGGCCAATTGACTGAAGTTGTTCGTCGAAGGCCTTATTCTGTGGTACTTTTTGATGAGATTGAAAAAGCACATCATGACGTCTTCAACATTTTGCTACAATTACTGGATGATGGAAGGATAACGGATTCTCAAGGTCGAACCGTTAGTTTCACAAATTGCGTCTTGATAATGACGTCAAATATTGGTTCTCACTACATCCTTGAAACTCTTAGTAACACAAAAGACAGTAAAGATGTAGTTTATGAGTTGATGAAGAAACAAGTTGTCGGATTGGCAAGACAAACTTTTCGGCCAGAGTTCATGAACCGAATCGATGAATATATTGTCTTCCAACCTCTGGATGCCACCCAGATATCCAAAATTGTTGAGTTACAG ATAAAACGGTTAAGCGACAGACTTAAACAGAAGAACATCAATCTTCATTACACTGAAGAAGCTCTTGAGCTTTTGGGGACGCTGGGATTTGACCCTAATTATGGAGCAAGGCCAGTTAAAAGAGTAATACAACAACTAGTAGAAAATGAGATAGCAATGCGAGTTTTGAAAGGTGATTTTCAAGAAGATGATTCCATTATTCTCGACGTCGAAAGATCTTCATCTGCCAAAGACCTGCCTCCCCAAAAAAGATTGTGCATCAAGAAAGCAAACAACGATTCTACCTCGGAGGCTATGGTCGCCAAAGATTGA
- the LOC103493763 gene encoding stromal cell-derived factor 2-like protein, with the protein MAIGFFALALFLFLGLDLDHGSPSSASAASSEGVEITYGSVLKLMHEKTKFRLHSHDVPYGSGSGQQSVTGFPNVDDSNSYWIVRPQPGTSAKQGDTIKSGTIIRLQHMRTRKWLHSHLHASPISGNLEVSCFGGDSDSDSGDYWRLMIEGSGKTWKQEQRVRLQHIDTGGYLHSHDKKYSRIAGGQQEVCGVREKRADNVWLAAEGVYLPVTETK; encoded by the exons ATGGCCATTGGTTTCTTCGCTCTTGCGCTCTTTCTTTTTCTCGGTCTCGATCTTGACCATGGCTCCCCGTCGTCTGCCTCTGCTGCGTCCTCCGAGGGCGTTGAG ATTACTTACGGGTCAGTTCTAAAGCTAATGCACGAGAAAACTAAATTCCGTTTGCATTCCCATGACGTGCCCTATGGTTCTGGCAGTGGGCAACAGTCGGTCACTGGGTTTCCAAATGTTGACGATTCCAATAGCTACTGG ATTGTAAGACCTCAGCCTGGGACATCTGCGAAACAGGGAGACACCATTAAAAGTGGTACAATAATCAGATTGCAACACATGAGGACAAGGAAATGGCTACACAGTCACTTGCACGCCTCCCCAATATCGGGAAATCTAGAG GTTAGTTGCTTTGGTGGGGATTCCGACTCCGACTCTGGTGATTACTGGAG GCTTATGATCGAAGGAAGTGGAAAGACATGGAAGCAAGAACAGAGAGTTCGGCTTCAGCATATTGATACCGGTGGCTACCTACATAGTCACGACAAGAAATACAGCCGTATTGCTGGAGGGCAGCAGGAG GTCTGCGGAGTCCGGGAGAAGCGTGCTGACAACGTCTGGCTTGCTGCGGAAGGTGTTTATCTTCCTGTTACGGAGACGAAGTAG
- the LOC103493760 gene encoding chaperone protein ClpB4, mitochondrial isoform X2, translating into MATRRVSKLTRCALAAIDAPKLPHSRFLLSRSCSSSSSLGNFIAPLSVAKIFGSRPVDGSSMASAKYLATIFTRNFHSTLPSRYSATASSQINQTDFTEMAWEGIVGAVDTARANKQHVVESEHLMKALLEQKDGLARRIFSKAGLDNSSVLQATVDFISQQPKVTGETSGPIIGTHLALLLDNARKHKKEMGDDFLSVEHFVLAFHSDKRFGQQLFKNLQLSEKDLKDAVQAVRGNQRVTDQNPEGKYEALDKYGSDLTELARRGKLDPVIGRDDEIRRCIQILSRRTKNNPVIIGEPGVGKTAIAEGLAQRIVRGDVPEPLLNRKLISLDMGSLVAGAKYRGDFEERLKAVLKEVTASNGQIILFIDEIHTVVGAGATGGAMDASNLLKPMLGRGELRCIGATTLNEYRKYIEKDPALERRFQQVFCGEPSVEDTISILRGLRERYELHHGVKISDSALVSAAVLAGRYITERFLPDKAIDLVDEAAAKLKMEITSKPTELDEIDRAVLKLEMEKLSLKNDSDKASKERLSKLEQDLSSLKQKQKELNEQWDREKSFMTRIRSIKEEIDRVNLEMEAAEREFDLNRAAELKYGTLISLRRQLEEAEKNLEDFRKSGISLLREEVTDLDIAEIVSKWTGIPLSNLQQSERDKLVLLEQVLHQRVVGQDIAVKSVADAIRRSRAGLSDPNRPIASFMFMGPTGVGKTELAKALAGYLFNTENALVRIDMSEYMEKHAVSRLVGAPPGYVGYEEGGQLTEVVRRRPYSVVLFDEIEKAHHDVFNILLQLLDDGRITDSQGRTVSFTNCVLIMTSNIGSHYILETLSNTKDSKDVVYELMKKQVVGLARQTFRPEFMNRIDEYIVFQPLDATQISKIVELQIKRLSDRLKQKNINLHYTEEALELLGTLGFDPNYGARPVKRVIQQLVENEIAMRVLKGDFQEDDSIILDVERSSSAKDLPPQKRLCIKKANNDSTSEAMVAKD; encoded by the exons ATGGCGACCAGAAGAGTTTCGAAGCTCACTAGGTGTGCTTTAGCCGCCATTGACGCGCCCAAGCTTCCCCATTCTCGCTTCCTTCTATCTCGTTCgtgttcttcatcttcttctctcgGTAATTTCATCGCCCCTCTTTCTGTTGCCAAGATCTTTGGTTCCAGACCCGTCGATGGTTCTTCCATGGCGTCGGCCAAGTATTTGGCTACGATTTTCACTCGGAATTTCCACTCTACGCTTCCTTCTCGTTACTCTGCTACGGCTTCTTCTCAG ATAAATCAGACAGACTTCACTGAGATGGCATGGGAAGGCATAGTTGGTGCAGTTGATACTGCACGGGCGAACAAACAACATGTTGTGGAGAGTGAACATTTAATGAAAGCACTTCTTGAACAGAAGGATGGTTTAGCAAGAAGAATATTTTCTAAGGCTGGACTTGACAATTCGTCAGTTTTGCAGGCTACagttgattttatatctcaacaACCAAAG GTTACGGGTGAAACTAGTGGTCCAATTATAGGCACACATCTAGCTTTGCTTCTAGACAATGCTCGGAAACATAAAAAGGAAATGGGAGACGATTTTCTATCTGTGGAACATTTTGTGTTAGCCTTCCATTCAGATAAGAGATTTGGACAACAATTATTTAAGAATTTGCAACTTAGTGAAAAGGACTTGAAGGATGCTGTTCAGGCCGTTCGTGGAAATCAGAGAGTGACTGATCAAA ATCCTGAGGGAAAATATGAGGCTCTTGACAAGTACGGGTCTGACTTAACTGAACTTGCTAGACGTGGTAAACTCGATCCAGTTATAGGAAGAGATGATGAAATACGACGATGCATCCAAATTCTATCAAGGAGAACTAAAAACAATCCCGTGATCATTGGTGAACCAGGCGTTGGGAAAACTGCAATTGCTGAAGG ATTAGCTCAACGCATTGTGCGCGGGGATGTTCCAGAACCATTGCTGAATAGAAAG TTAATATCTCTGGACATGGGTTCACTGGTTGCTGGTGCAAAATACCGCGGAGATTTCGAGGAAAGATTGAAGGCTGTGCTAAAGGAAGTGACTGCTTCAAATGGACAAATTATCTTGTTCATAGATGAAATTCATACAGTTGTTGGTGCAG GGGCTACTGGTGGTGCTATGGATGCCAGCAACCTCTTGAAACCGATGCTTGGTCGAGGTGAACTACGATGTATCGGTGCTACTACATTGAATGAGTATAGAAAATACATTGAGAAAGATCCTGCGCTCGAACGTAGATTTCAACAAGTGTTTTGTGGCGAACCATCTGTTGAAGACACAATTTCTATTCTTCGTGGGTTACGAGAGCGATATGAGCTACATCATGGTGTAAAGATATCTGACAGTGCACTTGTTTCAGCAGCGGTTCTAGCAGGCAGATACATCACAGAACGGTTTTTGCCTGACAAAG CCATTGATCTTGTTGATGAAGCTGCTGCAAAGTTGAAGATGGAGATTACCTCTAAGCCTACTGAGTTGGACGAGATTGACAGAGCTGTTCTGAAATTGGAGATGGAGAAGCTCTCCTTAAAAAATGACTCTGATAAAGCCAGCAAAGAAAGGTTAAGCAAATTAGAGCAAGATCTGAGTTCACTTAAACAAAAGCAGAAAGAGTTGAATGAACAATGGGATCGTGAGAAATCTTTTATGACCCGTATAAGATCTATCAAAGAAGAG ATTGATAGAGTTAACCTTGAGATGGAAGCGGCTGAAAGAGAATTTGATTTGAATCGTGCTGCTGAACTCAAGTACGGAACTCTAATATCCCTTCGCCGGCAATTAGAAGAGGCTGAAAAGAATCTTGAGGATTTTCGAAAGTCTGGAATTTCTTTGCTTCGTGAAGAGGTCACAGATCTTGATATTGCTGAGATTGTAAGCAAATGGACGGGCATACCTTTGTCCAACCTCCAACAATCCGAGAGAGACAAGCTAGTTTTACTCGAACAAGTCCTCCATCAGAGAGTTGTTGGTCAAGATATTGCAGTAAAATCCGTTGCAGACGCCATTCGACGTTCAAGAGCAGGACTCTCTGATCCAAACCGACCTATAGCCAGCTTCATGTTTATGGGTCCAACTGGTGTGGGGAAAACCGAGCTTGCAAAAGCTTTGGCTGGGTATCTCTTTAACACTGAAAATGCTTTAGTTAGGATTGATATGAGTGAATACATGGAGAAACATGCAGTATCTCGCTTGGTAGGGGCACCACCGGGTTATGTTGGTTATGAAGAAGGTGGCCAATTGACTGAAGTTGTTCGTCGAAGGCCTTATTCTGTGGTACTTTTTGATGAGATTGAAAAAGCACATCATGACGTCTTCAACATTTTGCTACAATTACTGGATGATGGAAGGATAACGGATTCTCAAGGTCGAACCGTTAGTTTCACAAATTGCGTCTTGATAATGACGTCAAATATTGGTTCTCACTACATCCTTGAAACTCTTAGTAACACAAAAGACAGTAAAGATGTAGTTTATGAGTTGATGAAGAAACAAGTTGTCGGATTGGCAAGACAAACTTTTCGGCCAGAGTTCATGAACCGAATCGATGAATATATTGTCTTCCAACCTCTGGATGCCACCCAGATATCCAAAATTGTTGAGTTACAG ATAAAACGGTTAAGCGACAGACTTAAACAGAAGAACATCAATCTTCATTACACTGAAGAAGCTCTTGAGCTTTTGGGGACGCTGGGATTTGACCCTAATTATGGAGCAAGGCCAGTTAAAAGAGTAATACAACAACTAGTAGAAAATGAGATAGCAATGCGAGTTTTGAAAGGTGATTTTCAAGAAGATGATTCCATTATTCTCGACGTCGAAAGATCTTCATCTGCCAAAGACCTGCCTCCCCAAAAAAGATTGTGCATCAAGAAAGCAAACAACGATTCTACCTCGGAGGCTATGGTCGCCAAAGATTGA